The following proteins are co-located in the Chloroflexota bacterium genome:
- a CDS encoding NAD(P)-dependent oxidoreductase produces the protein MPNKPLVIVDPHFRRMAEIFSPHDLDRLHRTVDVVWGQDDPMPMPAFLEALPRARAVVTADWRYGDVLAQASNLRALLTVSGGFPLDLDYATCFERGIRVLSAAPAFARQVAEMSLGMALAASRNIVLGDQAFRAGEEKWQHEGNVGTFLLFDKPVGFIGFGSLARALKPLLAPFDCPISVYDPWLGDGYLQRQGVAPVSLEELLQTSLVIFVLAVPSSENRALLSRQLLELIQPGAVLVLMSRAHVVDFDALTELVLAGRFKLATDVFPNEPLGQKHPIRNATGAVLSAHRAGSVEEGLWEIGEMVVDDLEAIARDLPPQRLQLAQPELVARYASNATSPAGEE, from the coding sequence ATGCCGAACAAACCTCTGGTCATCGTCGACCCCCATTTTCGCCGCATGGCGGAGATCTTTTCTCCACACGACCTGGACCGGCTTCACCGCACCGTCGACGTCGTGTGGGGCCAGGACGACCCTATGCCCATGCCGGCTTTTCTTGAGGCGCTACCCCGTGCCAGGGCGGTTGTCACCGCCGATTGGCGCTATGGCGATGTGTTGGCGCAAGCCAGCAATCTCCGGGCGCTGCTCACCGTGTCCGGCGGCTTTCCCCTGGACCTGGATTATGCAACCTGTTTTGAGCGGGGAATCCGGGTGCTTTCAGCCGCGCCCGCCTTTGCCCGGCAGGTGGCGGAGATGTCGCTGGGAATGGCCCTGGCCGCCAGCCGCAACATCGTCCTCGGCGATCAGGCCTTTCGGGCCGGCGAGGAGAAGTGGCAACACGAGGGCAACGTAGGCACATTCTTGCTCTTCGACAAGCCGGTGGGCTTCATTGGCTTCGGCAGCCTGGCCCGCGCCCTCAAGCCGCTGCTGGCTCCCTTTGACTGCCCCATTTCGGTCTACGATCCCTGGCTGGGCGATGGCTATCTGCAACGACAGGGAGTCGCGCCGGTCAGCCTTGAGGAACTGCTGCAAACGTCACTGGTGATTTTCGTACTGGCCGTTCCCAGCAGCGAGAACCGGGCGCTTCTCTCCCGCCAGTTGCTGGAATTGATCCAGCCCGGCGCGGTGTTGGTGCTGATGAGCCGGGCCCATGTGGTTGATTTCGACGCCCTGACCGAGCTCGTCCTGGCCGGCCGTTTCAAACTGGCCACCGATGTGTTTCCCAACGAACCATTGGGGCAGAAGCATCCCATCCGTAATGCCACGGGCGCGGTGCTTTCCGCTCATCGGGCGGGTTCGGTAGAAGAGGGGCTATGGGAAATCGGCGAGATGGTGGTCGATGATCTGGAGGCCATTGCCCGCGATCTGCCGCCGCAGCGCTTGCAACTGGCCCAACCGGAGCTGGTTGCTCGTTATGCCAGCAATGCTACCTCTCCCGCCGGTGAAGAATAA